In the genome of Streptomyces racemochromogenes, one region contains:
- a CDS encoding uracil-DNA glycosylase: MAARPLNEIVEPGWARALEPVAGQIAAMGDFLRAEIAAGRTYVPAGANVLRAFQQPFDEVKVLIVGQDPYPTPGHAMGLSFSVAPEVSPWPPSLDNIFREMHADIGTGKPLNGDLTPWTRQGVLLLNRALTTAPRKTGGHRGKGWEAVTEQAIRALAARGKPLVSILWGRDARNLRPLLGDLPAVESVHPSPMSASNGFFGSRPFSRTNELLAGQGAEPVDWRLPTVS; encoded by the coding sequence ATGGCAGCACGACCGTTGAACGAGATCGTCGAGCCGGGCTGGGCCCGTGCTCTGGAGCCGGTGGCGGGGCAGATCGCCGCCATGGGCGACTTCCTGCGCGCCGAGATCGCGGCGGGCAGGACGTACGTCCCGGCGGGGGCGAACGTGCTGCGCGCGTTCCAGCAGCCCTTCGACGAGGTGAAGGTACTGATCGTCGGGCAGGACCCCTACCCGACACCGGGGCACGCCATGGGCCTGTCCTTCTCGGTCGCGCCCGAGGTGAGCCCGTGGCCGCCGAGCCTGGACAACATCTTCCGCGAGATGCACGCCGACATCGGCACGGGCAAGCCGCTCAACGGCGACCTGACGCCGTGGACCCGGCAGGGCGTGCTCCTGCTGAACCGGGCGCTCACCACCGCCCCCCGCAAGACCGGCGGCCACCGGGGCAAGGGCTGGGAGGCCGTCACCGAACAGGCCATCCGGGCACTGGCCGCGCGCGGGAAGCCGCTGGTGTCCATCCTGTGGGGCCGCGACGCCCGCAACCTGCGGCCCCTGCTGGGGGACCTGCCGGCCGTGGAGTCCGTCCACCCCTCGCCCATGTCCGCGAGCAACGGCTTCTTCGGATCCCGCCCGTTCAGCCGGACCAACGAGCTGCTGGCCGGGCAGGGAGCGGAGCCCGTCGACTGGCGGCTGCCGACCGTCAGTTGA
- a CDS encoding WD40/YVTN/BNR-like repeat-containing protein, whose product MTDVVLLAGTRKGLFIGRRRGEDPWEFDGPHFNAQAVSAVAVDTRGPRPRLLAGGDSSHWGPSVFSSDDLGATWREPAAPAVKFPKDTGASLERVWQLHPAGPEAPDVVYAGTEPAALFRSTDRGESFELVRPLWEHPTRSQWVPGGGGEGLHTVITDPADADAVTVAVSTAGVFRTRDGGASWAPSNRGVSAVFLPDPDPEFGQCVHKIAQDAGDPSRLYLQNHWGVYRSDDAGAAWTDIGSGLPSDFGFAVAAHPHRPDTAYVFPLNADSDRVPAEHRCRVFRTRDAGASWEPLTKGLPAGDHYGTVLRDALCTDDADPAGVYFGNRNGELYASHDDGDSWQLLAGHLPDVLCVRAAVLP is encoded by the coding sequence ATGACCGACGTGGTACTGCTCGCGGGGACCCGCAAGGGCCTCTTCATCGGCCGCCGCCGGGGCGAGGACCCCTGGGAGTTCGACGGACCGCACTTCAACGCCCAGGCCGTCTCGGCGGTGGCCGTCGACACCCGGGGGCCGCGGCCACGGCTGCTGGCGGGCGGGGACAGCTCGCACTGGGGGCCGTCCGTCTTCAGCTCGGACGACCTGGGCGCGACCTGGCGGGAGCCCGCCGCGCCCGCCGTGAAGTTCCCCAAGGACACCGGCGCCTCGCTGGAACGGGTCTGGCAGCTGCACCCGGCCGGCCCGGAGGCCCCGGACGTGGTCTACGCCGGGACGGAGCCGGCCGCGCTCTTCCGCTCCACCGACCGGGGCGAGTCCTTCGAGCTGGTCCGGCCGCTGTGGGAGCACCCGACCCGTTCACAGTGGGTGCCGGGCGGCGGCGGTGAGGGGCTGCACACGGTGATCACCGACCCGGCGGACGCGGACGCCGTGACGGTGGCGGTCTCCACCGCCGGGGTGTTCCGCACCAGGGACGGCGGGGCGAGCTGGGCACCGTCCAACCGCGGGGTCTCGGCCGTGTTCCTGCCGGACCCGGACCCGGAGTTCGGCCAGTGCGTCCACAAGATCGCGCAGGACGCCGGGGACCCCTCCCGGCTCTACCTCCAGAACCACTGGGGGGTCTACCGCAGCGACGACGCGGGCGCCGCGTGGACCGACATCGGCTCCGGCCTGCCCTCCGACTTCGGCTTCGCGGTGGCCGCCCACCCGCACCGCCCGGACACCGCCTACGTCTTCCCGCTGAACGCCGACTCCGACCGGGTCCCGGCGGAACACCGCTGCCGGGTCTTCCGCACCCGGGACGCGGGCGCCAGCTGGGAACCCCTCACCAAGGGGCTGCCGGCCGGCGACCACTACGGCACCGTCCTGCGCGACGCCCTGTGCACCGACGACGCCGACCCGGCGGGCGTCTACTTCGGCAACCGCAACGGCGAGCTGTACGCCAGCCACGACGACGGCGACAGCTGGCAGCTCCTCGCCGGCCACCTGCCGGACGTGCTCTGCGTACGGGCGGCCGTGCTGCCCTGA
- a CDS encoding NADH:flavin oxidoreductase/NADH oxidase, which translates to MSAAPAAFAALFQPYTLRSVTIPNRVWMAPMCQYSAEAFGPNAGVALDWHFAHYAARATGGTGLIIQEATAVAPEGRISPYDLGIWNDTQVEALRRITAFVKSQGSVPGIQIAHAGRKASTERTWKGGRPVGPEGHGWQPVAPSAVPFDEGYQVPHELTTEEIHEITARFAAAAGRALDAGYEVLEIHGAHGYLIGEFLSPHSNRRTDAYGGSFENRTRLALEVVDAVRAVWPEELPLFFRISATDWLEENGWTADETVRLARLLQEHGVDLLDVSTGGLAPHVKIPLGPGYQVPFAARVKAETTLPVAAVGLITEPEHAEKIIANGEADAVLLGRELLRDPYWARRAAAELGAEIPTPDQYHRSW; encoded by the coding sequence ATGAGTGCTGCACCCGCTGCCTTCGCCGCCCTGTTCCAGCCCTACACCCTGCGTTCGGTCACCATCCCGAACCGCGTCTGGATGGCCCCGATGTGCCAGTACAGCGCCGAGGCCTTCGGCCCGAACGCGGGCGTGGCCCTGGACTGGCACTTCGCGCACTACGCGGCCCGCGCCACCGGCGGCACCGGCCTGATCATCCAGGAGGCCACCGCCGTCGCGCCGGAAGGCCGCATCAGCCCCTACGACCTCGGCATCTGGAATGACACCCAGGTCGAGGCCCTCCGCCGGATCACCGCCTTCGTCAAGTCCCAGGGCTCCGTCCCCGGCATCCAGATCGCCCACGCCGGCCGCAAGGCCTCCACCGAGCGCACCTGGAAGGGCGGCCGCCCCGTCGGCCCCGAGGGCCACGGCTGGCAGCCGGTCGCCCCGAGCGCCGTACCGTTCGACGAGGGGTACCAGGTGCCCCACGAGCTCACCACCGAGGAGATCCACGAGATCACCGCCCGGTTCGCGGCCGCCGCGGGGCGCGCCCTCGACGCGGGCTACGAGGTCCTGGAGATCCACGGCGCCCACGGCTACCTCATCGGCGAGTTCCTCTCCCCGCACAGCAACCGGCGCACCGACGCGTACGGCGGCTCCTTCGAGAACCGCACCCGCCTCGCCCTCGAAGTCGTCGACGCCGTACGGGCGGTGTGGCCCGAGGAACTGCCCCTGTTCTTCCGGATCTCCGCCACCGACTGGCTGGAGGAGAACGGCTGGACCGCAGACGAGACCGTCCGGCTGGCCCGGCTGCTCCAGGAGCACGGCGTGGACCTCCTCGACGTCTCCACCGGCGGGCTCGCCCCGCACGTGAAGATCCCGCTCGGCCCCGGCTACCAGGTGCCCTTCGCCGCCCGGGTCAAGGCCGAGACCACACTCCCGGTCGCCGCCGTCGGCCTGATCACCGAGCCGGAGCACGCCGAGAAGATCATCGCCAACGGCGAGGCGGACGCCGTCCTGCTCGGCCGCGAGCTGCTGCGCGACCCGTACTGGGCCCGCCGCGCGGCCGCCGAGCTGGGCGCGGAGATCCCCACGCCGGACCAGTACCACCGCAGCTGGTGA
- a CDS encoding ArsR/SmtB family transcription factor, which produces MTERDTARALAHPEPGEIRLEGVLHALSDPMRLSIVRELASTDAELACSDFVLPVTKSTTTHHFRVLRESGVVRQTYRGTAKMNGLRREDLQTRFPGLLDSILTAATADEDHHPADGSAGEAPAGGC; this is translated from the coding sequence ATGACGGAACGCGACACGGCCCGCGCCCTCGCCCACCCCGAGCCCGGCGAGATCCGGCTGGAGGGCGTCCTGCACGCCCTCTCCGACCCCATGCGGCTGTCCATCGTCCGCGAACTCGCCTCCACGGACGCCGAACTGGCCTGCTCCGACTTCGTCCTGCCGGTCACCAAGTCCACGACCACCCACCACTTCCGCGTCCTGCGCGAGAGCGGCGTCGTACGCCAGACCTACCGCGGCACGGCCAAGATGAACGGCCTGCGCCGCGAAGACCTCCAGACCCGCTTCCCGGGCCTCCTCGACAGCATCCTGACCGCCGCCACGGCCGACGAGGACCACCACCCCGCGGACGGCTCCGCCGGGGAAGCCCCCGCGGGTGGCTGCTAG
- a CDS encoding FAD-dependent oxidoreductase, translated as MLRVAVVGSGPSGVYAAQTLVQQREVPGVRVDVLDRLPAPYGLVRYGVAPDHEKIKSLTGNLRSVLEDERIRFLGDVEVGGAGLPTARLLELYHAVVYCVGAARDRMLGIPGEDLAGVHSATAFVSWYSGHPDAGPFDLGGVRSAVVVGAGNVAVDVTRILARGVPELEPTDMPQPALGVLAASGVRTVSMVARRGPSQAKFTTKELRELGTLPGVGTRVDPAELALDPAYEDQGAAAALPAAVRRNLEVLRGWSGALPDGAAAARDIRLRFYLRPVEVLGGPDGRVRGLRFERTAPDGRGGVSGTGAYEDVEAELVLRSVGYLGVPLPGLPFDAATGTVPHAAGRVLREGRASVGEYVAGWIKRGPTGVIGTNRPCAKETVSSLLQDAGALARRDLPADPLDALRAAGLHPVEWPGWLSIEAAEQALGRSLGRRSVKIPDWTGLRTAAGPAGS; from the coding sequence GTGCTTCGTGTCGCCGTCGTCGGTTCGGGCCCCAGCGGGGTCTACGCCGCCCAGACGCTGGTCCAGCAGCGGGAGGTGCCGGGCGTACGGGTCGACGTCCTGGACCGGCTGCCGGCCCCCTACGGCCTCGTGCGGTACGGGGTGGCCCCCGACCACGAGAAGATCAAATCGCTGACCGGAAATCTGCGGTCGGTCCTGGAGGACGAGCGGATCCGCTTCCTCGGCGACGTGGAGGTCGGCGGCGCGGGCCTGCCGACCGCCCGGCTGCTGGAGCTGTACCACGCGGTGGTGTACTGCGTGGGCGCCGCCCGCGACCGGATGCTCGGCATCCCCGGCGAGGATCTGGCCGGGGTGCACTCCGCGACGGCCTTCGTGTCCTGGTACAGCGGCCACCCGGACGCCGGCCCCTTCGACCTGGGCGGGGTCCGCTCGGCGGTGGTGGTCGGCGCCGGCAACGTGGCCGTGGACGTGACGCGGATCCTGGCCCGGGGCGTGCCCGAGCTGGAGCCGACCGACATGCCCCAGCCCGCGCTGGGCGTGCTGGCCGCCAGCGGGGTGCGCACGGTGTCGATGGTGGCCCGGCGCGGCCCCTCCCAGGCCAAGTTCACCACCAAGGAGCTCCGCGAACTGGGCACGCTGCCCGGCGTCGGCACCCGGGTGGACCCCGCGGAGCTGGCCCTAGACCCGGCGTACGAGGACCAGGGCGCGGCGGCGGCGCTGCCCGCGGCGGTCCGGCGCAACCTGGAGGTGCTGCGCGGCTGGTCCGGGGCCCTCCCGGACGGCGCGGCCGCGGCCCGGGACATCCGGCTGCGGTTCTACCTGCGGCCGGTGGAGGTGCTGGGCGGGCCCGACGGCCGGGTCCGCGGGCTCCGCTTCGAGCGGACGGCCCCGGACGGGCGGGGCGGGGTGAGCGGGACGGGCGCGTACGAGGACGTCGAGGCCGAGCTGGTGCTGCGCTCGGTGGGCTACCTGGGCGTGCCGCTGCCCGGCCTGCCGTTCGACGCGGCGACCGGGACCGTGCCGCACGCGGCGGGCCGAGTGCTGCGCGAGGGCCGGGCCTCGGTGGGCGAGTACGTGGCGGGCTGGATCAAGCGCGGGCCGACGGGGGTCATCGGCACCAACCGGCCGTGCGCCAAGGAGACGGTGTCCTCGCTGCTCCAGGACGCGGGCGCGCTGGCCCGCCGCGACCTGCCCGCGGACCCGCTGGACGCCCTGCGGGCGGCGGGCCTGCACCCGGTGGAGTGGCCGGGCTGGCTGTCCATCGAGGCGGCCGAGCAGGCCCTGGGCCGCTCCCTGGGCCGCCGCTCGGTGAAGATCCCCGACTGGACCGGCCTGCGCACGGCGGCGGGCCCGGCCGGCTCCTAG
- a CDS encoding DUF305 domain-containing protein: protein MDMANALLGRFLGAALTAGLLLTATGCQDDDAGSRAAGDGSPVVVAPGKPGGPARTLTPEQAARERPDDSPNAADHAYVRHMAEHHRQALAMSALAPDRASADGVKRLAERIAAAQGPEIGAMEKWLSRYPAPGGDSGGHDHAAMPGMATGQQLAELAAAKGADFDRLFLRLMTAHHQGALKMAGEALAQGNNVAVEEMANEVVATQSAEIERMRALG from the coding sequence ATGGACATGGCAAACGCATTACTCGGCCGATTCCTGGGGGCGGCCCTGACCGCCGGCCTCCTCCTGACCGCCACCGGATGCCAGGACGACGACGCGGGCTCCCGGGCGGCGGGCGACGGCTCGCCGGTGGTCGTCGCCCCCGGGAAACCGGGCGGCCCGGCCCGCACCCTCACCCCCGAACAGGCCGCGAGGGAACGCCCCGACGACAGCCCCAACGCGGCCGACCACGCCTACGTGCGCCACATGGCCGAACACCACCGCCAAGCCCTCGCGATGAGCGCCCTGGCCCCCGACCGGGCCTCGGCGGACGGGGTGAAACGGCTCGCGGAGCGGATCGCGGCCGCGCAGGGGCCCGAGATCGGGGCCATGGAGAAGTGGCTCTCCCGGTACCCGGCGCCGGGCGGTGACTCCGGCGGCCACGACCACGCCGCGATGCCCGGCATGGCGACCGGACAGCAGCTGGCGGAGCTGGCCGCGGCCAAGGGGGCCGACTTCGACCGGCTGTTCCTGCGGCTGATGACCGCCCACCACCAGGGGGCGCTGAAGATGGCCGGGGAGGCCCTCGCCCAGGGCAACAACGTCGCCGTGGAGGAGATGGCGAACGAGGTCGTGGCCACCCAGAGCGCCGAGATCGAACGGATGCGCGCGTTGGGCTGA
- a CDS encoding LVIVD repeat-containing protein, whose protein sequence is MTSHRSVRARHRSLGAALAAAGLLATLLATAGPAAATPDPGDLTPGAGSPQSAAPAQGRELAPGEIPGKDEIVHSANIKPLANIPSANPAGINSDLAFQGDYAYAGNYDGFTIYDIANPKAPKVLTRVLCPGGQNDISVSGDLLFLSTDSSRSDDSCNSVSQPATEKSSWEGIKIFDIKDKKNPKYIKSVETACGSHTHTLVPGGRDIYLYVSSYSPNEAFPDCKPPHDGISVVKVPKKAPTQAAVVGFPVLFPDGGNPGAPTNPGVSKTTGCHDITVLPSKNLAAGACMGDGILFDISKPEQPKVIDRVQDNVNFAFWHSATFNERANKVVFTDELGGGGGATCNEATGPNRGADGIYDITGRGDQRKLVFKGYFKIPRHQADTENCVAHNGSLIPVGGGRDIMVQAWYQGGVSVWDFTDSAAPKEIGYFERGPLTTDQLGLGGSWSAYYYNGHIYSNDIVKGLDVLRLDDWRTESAKWVRLDRLNVQSQPEYH, encoded by the coding sequence GTGACCTCGCACCGCAGCGTCAGAGCGCGCCACCGGAGTCTGGGGGCGGCCCTGGCCGCCGCCGGACTCCTCGCCACGCTCCTGGCCACCGCCGGACCGGCGGCCGCCACCCCCGACCCGGGCGACCTGACCCCGGGCGCCGGATCCCCGCAGAGCGCCGCCCCCGCCCAGGGCCGCGAACTCGCCCCCGGGGAGATCCCCGGCAAGGACGAGATCGTGCACAGCGCCAACATCAAACCCCTGGCCAACATCCCCAGCGCCAACCCGGCCGGGATCAACTCCGACCTGGCGTTCCAGGGCGACTACGCCTACGCCGGCAACTACGACGGCTTCACCATCTACGACATCGCCAACCCCAAGGCGCCCAAGGTCCTCACCCGGGTCCTGTGCCCGGGCGGACAGAACGACATCTCCGTCTCCGGCGACCTGCTCTTCCTCTCCACCGACTCCTCCCGCAGCGACGACTCCTGCAACAGCGTCTCGCAGCCCGCGACGGAGAAGTCCTCGTGGGAGGGCATCAAGATCTTCGACATCAAGGACAAGAAGAACCCCAAGTACATCAAGTCCGTCGAGACCGCCTGCGGATCCCACACCCACACCCTGGTGCCCGGCGGCCGCGACATCTACCTCTACGTCTCCTCGTACTCGCCCAACGAGGCCTTCCCGGACTGCAAGCCGCCGCACGACGGCATCTCCGTGGTCAAGGTCCCGAAGAAGGCCCCGACCCAGGCCGCCGTCGTCGGCTTCCCGGTGCTCTTCCCGGACGGCGGCAACCCGGGCGCGCCGACCAACCCCGGCGTCTCCAAGACCACCGGCTGCCACGACATCACCGTGCTGCCGTCCAAGAACCTGGCCGCGGGTGCCTGCATGGGCGACGGCATCCTCTTCGACATCAGCAAGCCGGAGCAGCCGAAGGTCATCGACCGCGTCCAGGACAACGTCAACTTCGCGTTCTGGCACTCGGCGACCTTCAACGAGCGGGCGAACAAGGTGGTGTTCACCGACGAACTCGGCGGCGGTGGCGGCGCCACCTGCAACGAGGCCACCGGACCCAACCGGGGCGCCGACGGGATCTACGACATCACCGGCCGGGGCGACCAGCGCAAACTGGTCTTCAAGGGCTACTTCAAGATCCCGCGCCACCAGGCCGACACCGAGAACTGCGTCGCCCACAACGGCTCGCTGATCCCGGTCGGCGGCGGCCGCGACATCATGGTCCAGGCCTGGTACCAGGGCGGCGTCTCGGTCTGGGACTTCACCGACTCCGCGGCCCCCAAGGAGATCGGCTACTTCGAGCGCGGACCGCTCACCACCGACCAGCTGGGCCTCGGCGGCTCGTGGTCGGCGTACTACTACAACGGGCACATCTACTCGAACGACATCGTCAAGGGCCTCGACGTGCTGAGGCTCGACGACTGGCGCACCGAGAGCGCCAAGTGGGTGCGGCTGGACCGGCTCAACGTGCAGAGCCAGCCCGAGTACCACTGA
- a CDS encoding TetR/AcrR family transcriptional regulator yields the protein MVPRSPSVNEELRRRSRERLLQATVELVAERGYEATKLGDIADRAGAARGLVSYYFPGKRQLLQSAVHRLMHLTLEAALEREPRSDDGRELLARAIDAVLGLARDQPRLMRTHMAGILQAEGFIRCPEQQRLAELLRGAVAAYGSADVDADYPLLRALLMGAVVAVLLPGAPMPASRLRAELFQRYGLDWELGVPPDGGPPGGTFPPRAG from the coding sequence ATGGTCCCGCGCAGCCCGTCGGTCAATGAAGAATTGCGCAGACGTTCCCGGGAGCGGCTGCTGCAGGCTACGGTCGAACTGGTGGCGGAGCGCGGGTACGAGGCGACCAAGCTGGGCGACATCGCCGACCGGGCGGGCGCGGCGCGCGGCCTGGTCTCGTACTACTTCCCCGGCAAGCGCCAGCTGCTCCAGTCCGCCGTGCACCGGCTGATGCACCTGACGCTGGAGGCGGCCCTGGAGCGCGAGCCCCGCTCGGACGACGGGCGGGAGCTGCTGGCCCGGGCGATCGACGCGGTCCTCGGGCTGGCCCGGGACCAGCCCCGGCTGATGCGCACGCACATGGCGGGCATCCTCCAGGCGGAGGGGTTCATCCGGTGTCCGGAGCAGCAGCGCCTGGCGGAGCTGCTGCGGGGGGCCGTCGCGGCGTACGGCTCGGCGGACGTGGACGCCGACTACCCGCTGCTGCGGGCGCTGCTGATGGGGGCGGTGGTCGCGGTGCTGCTGCCGGGGGCGCCGATGCCCGCGTCCCGGCTGCGGGCGGAGCTGTTCCAGCGGTACGGACTGGACTGGGAGCTGGGTGTCCCGCCGGACGGGGGGCCGCCCGGCGGAACGTTTCCCCCTCGTGCGGGGTGA
- a CDS encoding helix-turn-helix transcriptional regulator, with translation MSRDWEQLARAIEAARDAMGLTQVALAEAAGVSESTVQNLESGATRRRTPPSLAKVEQALGWAAGTGLAILTGAAGPADGAPIATEGAAAAGLPLRIVQALGDGPLLDTKILDLEDDSGARMIVVVKGKQNATPEEIERALKAWERTEAQLRGDQSGKQ, from the coding sequence ATGAGCAGGGATTGGGAGCAGCTTGCGCGCGCCATCGAGGCGGCACGCGATGCCATGGGGCTGACTCAGGTCGCGCTCGCCGAGGCCGCTGGAGTCAGCGAATCAACCGTGCAGAACCTCGAGTCAGGCGCCACCCGCCGCCGCACCCCGCCCTCCCTCGCCAAGGTTGAGCAGGCGCTGGGATGGGCCGCCGGGACCGGTCTCGCAATCCTCACCGGGGCGGCTGGGCCGGCCGACGGCGCTCCGATCGCTACGGAAGGTGCGGCCGCCGCTGGACTCCCCCTCCGCATCGTCCAGGCGCTAGGCGACGGCCCACTGCTGGACACGAAGATCCTTGACCTTGAGGACGATTCAGGCGCGCGCATGATCGTGGTGGTCAAGGGCAAGCAAAATGCAACGCCCGAGGAGATCGAGCGAGCCCTGAAGGCTTGGGAGCGGACCGAGGCTCAGCTGCGCGGCGACCAAAGCGGCAAGCAGTAG
- a CDS encoding helix-turn-helix transcriptional regulator encodes MTPNGAAIRAFRRKSGMSLRRLAHLIDRDPGYLSHVERDLQGAGVETLRRIAEELDVPMNAITREKPRDQD; translated from the coding sequence GTGACACCGAACGGAGCCGCAATCAGGGCCTTCCGCAGGAAGAGCGGTATGTCCCTGCGCCGGCTTGCTCACCTCATCGACCGCGACCCCGGATATCTCTCCCACGTGGAGCGAGATCTGCAGGGCGCGGGAGTCGAGACCCTCAGGCGCATAGCCGAGGAACTCGACGTGCCCATGAACGCCATCACAAGGGAGAAGCCCCGTGACCAGGACTGA
- a CDS encoding lambda-exonuclease family protein, translated as MITTPTGVLLGTFTPGTTEWDAARSGLCITATEIAAVMGVSPWSDQFTLWHKKSGLRTTPFVVTPQVEWGSRLEPAVGAKFQDEHPELSLATTGTWCHRDRSWQRATPDLLGREELVEIKTSPVAHEWDQGVPIHYYCQIQWQLDTLGLPVCHVAVLISGHDYREYTVEYDEADAATMRTAAEQFLDDVRHGRRPEIGNSQATYDTIRVQPNRYDEIDVEIPCEIAARYEICRATRADADAEYTAAKSFLLDALGNGRNAVHLGRRIAYRTAREDGTTIALQPAR; from the coding sequence GTGATCACCACCCCAACCGGCGTGCTCCTCGGGACATTCACCCCGGGCACCACAGAGTGGGACGCGGCCCGCAGCGGGCTCTGCATCACCGCCACCGAGATCGCCGCAGTCATGGGCGTCTCACCCTGGTCCGACCAGTTCACTCTCTGGCACAAGAAGAGCGGCCTGCGCACCACACCCTTCGTCGTCACTCCGCAGGTCGAGTGGGGCAGCCGCCTGGAGCCCGCCGTCGGCGCCAAATTCCAGGACGAGCACCCCGAGCTGAGCCTCGCCACCACCGGAACCTGGTGCCACCGGGACCGGTCGTGGCAGCGAGCCACCCCCGACCTGCTCGGCCGCGAGGAGCTCGTCGAAATCAAGACCAGCCCCGTCGCCCACGAGTGGGACCAGGGTGTGCCCATCCACTACTACTGCCAGATCCAGTGGCAACTGGACACGCTCGGCCTGCCGGTCTGCCACGTAGCGGTCCTGATCTCCGGCCACGACTACCGCGAGTACACCGTCGAGTACGACGAAGCCGACGCCGCCACCATGAGGACCGCAGCCGAGCAGTTCCTCGACGACGTCCGCCACGGCCGGCGCCCCGAGATCGGCAACTCCCAGGCCACCTACGACACGATCCGCGTCCAGCCCAACCGCTACGACGAGATCGACGTCGAGATCCCCTGCGAGATCGCCGCCCGCTACGAGATCTGCCGCGCCACCCGCGCCGATGCCGATGCCGAGTACACCGCGGCGAAGTCGTTCCTCCTCGACGCGCTCGGCAACGGCCGCAACGCCGTCCACCTCGGCCGACGGATCGCCTACCGAACCGCCCGCGAGGACGGCACCACCATCGCCCTCCAGCCCGCCCGATAG
- a CDS encoding AAA family ATPase — protein MSRLQGASNRSMPDKYDDGFDFVPATKDGHKARLSLQGPSGSGKTWTGLQIAAGLSEGREFGVIDTERRAASLYIDDLGIPFKTLAMHRYNPRDLRKALAAAAHRGFPVVMVDSLSHFWHGADGTLDQVDRAASKYGGNKFAGWKDGGELQNEMIEALMAYPGHVVVTMRSSKKWVLEENERGQKAPVDKGMKAQQRDGIEFEFGVAAEMDRENNLWFIKTRCPAFQGARMKKPHGARDIAKPYLDWLRAGAKEVDSSAWIDRASADDATPDSLLALYREVEAASALATPLMHPESGQPTSLGDYIRARGTALKAGGQQ, from the coding sequence ATGTCCCGCCTTCAGGGCGCCAGCAACCGCTCCATGCCCGACAAGTACGACGACGGCTTCGACTTCGTCCCGGCCACCAAGGACGGCCACAAGGCCCGGCTGTCCCTGCAGGGCCCCTCCGGCTCCGGCAAGACGTGGACCGGCCTGCAGATCGCCGCTGGACTCTCTGAGGGGCGCGAGTTCGGCGTCATCGACACCGAGCGCCGAGCGGCCTCCCTGTACATCGACGACCTCGGCATCCCGTTCAAGACCCTCGCGATGCACCGCTACAACCCGCGCGACCTGCGGAAGGCGCTCGCTGCCGCAGCCCACAGGGGATTTCCCGTCGTGATGGTCGACTCCCTGTCCCACTTCTGGCACGGCGCCGACGGCACCCTCGACCAGGTCGACCGCGCCGCCAGCAAGTACGGCGGCAACAAGTTCGCCGGCTGGAAGGACGGCGGCGAGCTGCAGAACGAGATGATCGAGGCGCTCATGGCCTACCCCGGTCACGTCGTCGTCACCATGCGGTCCTCGAAGAAGTGGGTGCTCGAGGAGAACGAGCGCGGTCAGAAGGCGCCCGTCGACAAGGGCATGAAGGCGCAGCAGCGCGACGGGATCGAGTTCGAGTTCGGTGTCGCCGCAGAGATGGACCGCGAGAACAACCTCTGGTTCATCAAGACCCGCTGCCCCGCCTTCCAGGGCGCGCGGATGAAGAAGCCTCACGGGGCTCGCGACATCGCCAAGCCCTACCTCGACTGGCTCCGCGCCGGCGCCAAGGAAGTCGACAGCTCGGCCTGGATCGACAGGGCCAGCGCCGACGACGCCACCCCGGACAGCCTCCTCGCCCTGTACCGCGAGGTCGAAGCCGCCAGCGCGCTCGCCACCCCGCTGATGCACCCGGAGTCCGGCCAGCCGACCAGCCTCGGCGACTACATCCGGGCCCGCGGCACCGCCCTCAAGGCCGGTGGCCAGCAGTAG